Within Halarchaeum grantii, the genomic segment ATCGAGCGCTTCCGCGCGTGCTGTGACGGCGTCCTCGACCTCCACGAAGACGGGAGCGTCGACGCCGACTTCTAGAGCGGACGCGGGGTCCGGTGGAAACGACGGTGGCCGTAGCGGCGCGGTCCCGCACCGCGTGATGGGTTCGGGGGCTCGGCGAGCGGCCGCCCGCGTCCAGCGGGTCTGGCGGAACACTACGGGCGAGCGAACAGCGCGAGCGAGGGCTTAGGAGAAGACCTTCTCCGCCCACGTCACCGCGTAGGACGCGCCGTGTTCGCGGTACGCGAGCGCGTCGAGCGCATCGAACGGCGCCGGGACGTCGAGGCCGTGCTTGACGCCGCCCGCGGCGAGTTCGGCCGCGTCCGGGAACGACGTCTCACCGCGCGCCACGGCGCGCCCGAGGCCGTCGAGGCGGGGCTGGAGGCGCTCGCCCGCGTCCGCCCACGCGTCGGCGAGCATCGCGCGCCCCTCGGCGTCCGCCCAGGACGCGAAGACCTCGCGCGTGTGCAGGCCGACGTAGGCGTCGAAGACCGCGAGGGCGAGTTGATACGTGGCCGTCGGGTCCGTCGGCGTCGCCGCCGCGAACGCCGGATACGACTCGCCGAAGAACCCGAGGAAGTGCTCCGGGACGCCGAGACCGGCCTGCACGAGCGCCTCCGCGACGAGGAAGGAGACGAAGTCATCCGGAGAGCCCTCGATGCGTGGCTTCACGAGCACCACGGGCGGCGTCGTCTGCGTCGTCCACGCGACGCTCCCGTCGCCGGGCGCGCCGACGACGACGTCGTCGCCGACGAGTCGGTCCAGTATTTCGGGGTGCTCGGCGGGGAGCCAGTCCGCCGAGTAGCCGCGCGGCTCGACGCCGTCGACCACCATCATGAGGTCGGTGAGCGCCGAGGTGGGGAGCACCTCGAAGTCGCGTTCCGTGTCGTAGACGAGCGCGCCCGGCGCGTGCTCGTCGCGGACGGCGACGACGTCCGGATGGAGGTCCCGTTCGTCGAACATCAGCCCATCGAGCTCACGATGAGCGCGAGGGAGGCGATCGCGGAGAGTCCGACGGTCGTGAGGACGATCTTCGTGGCCGTGCTCATACACGCCGGTCCGCGCCGAATACACTTAAAATCGGGCAGTTCGCACTCGGAGTGGGGGACGCGACAGCGGCGATGCCAGTCGGCACCGCGCCGGCCTTCAGTCAGCGCGCTCCGGCGCGGCGGGCTCGCCGCCGGACGTCGCGTCGCCCTGCGCGGCGAAGTAGGAGGCGAGCGCCGGCCCCGTGACGTTGTGCCAGACGCTGAAGAGCGCGGGCGCGAGCGCCGCGAGCGGGCTGAAGTGCGCCGTCGCGAGCGCCACCGCCAGTCCCGAGTTCTGCAGGCCGACCTCGAACGTGGTCGCGCGCACGCGGTCCTCGCTCATCCCCGTCGCGCGCCCGGCGAGGTTCCCCGCGGTCAAGCCGATGCCGTTGTGGAGGACGACCGCCGCGATGGCGCCGGCGGCGGCACCGAGGATGGCGCCCTTGTTCGCGGCGACGACGGCCGCGACGATTGCGACGATCGCCGCCACCGAGACCGTCGGGAAGACGGTCAGGCCGACCTCAGCGAGGCGCGGCGCGTACCGGTCGAGCAGGTAGCGAAGCGCGAACCCGGCGAGCACCGGGACGAAGACGACGCGCACGATGTCCGTGAACAGCGACGCGAACGTCACGTCGATGGTCGCGCCCGCGAGCGTCACCACCCACGCCGGCATCAGGAGCGGCGCCGTCAGCGTCGTCACCGTCGTGATCGAGACGGAGAGCGCGACGTCGCCCTTCCCGAGATACGTCATCACGTTCGACGCCGTCCCGCCGGGCGCCGCACCGACGAGCACCACGCCGAGCGCGAGTTGGGTCGGGAGCCCGAGGACGAGCGTGAGCGCGTACGCCGCCACCGGCATCACGAGCCACTGCGTCAGCGCGCCGATGGCGACGTCGCGCGGGCGCTCGACGATGCGACGGAAGTCCTCCGGCAGGAGCGTCAGCCCCATGCCGAGCATGATCAGACCGAGCAGCGGCGTGATATAGGGGAGAATCGGCGTGAAGACGCCCGGCACGTAGAGCGCGAGCGCCGCCGCCGCGAGGACCCAGAGGACGAAGAGCTTGTTCGCGTACGACGCGACCGTTTCGAGGGTATCGAGCGCGCTCATCCGCGCTCACCCGCGACGAGGAAACTGGACATTCGTCGGATATAGTCGGATGGGGGCACAAGAGGATGCGACTGCCGTCAGATGTTGCCAGAGCCGAGCGCGGCGGCGCCCGCCGTTCGGCGTCAATCGCCCGGGAATCGCGCGCTTACTCGTCGTCGTCGCGCGCGACCGGCCCCGCGAACGTCTCCGGGACCTCGATGACGTAGCGGCCGTTCTCCTGCAGGGCGATGATGTACTCCTCGCGGTCGTAGAGCTCCATCAGGTTCAGCTCGTACTGGCCGGGCGCGAGCACCTTGATGGACTCGAACTGGTCGTTGAGCTCCTCGCGC encodes:
- a CDS encoding bile acid:sodium symporter family protein, with the translated sequence MSALDTLETVASYANKLFVLWVLAAAALALYVPGVFTPILPYITPLLGLIMLGMGLTLLPEDFRRIVERPRDVAIGALTQWLVMPVAAYALTLVLGLPTQLALGVVLVGAAPGGTASNVMTYLGKGDVALSVSITTVTTLTAPLLMPAWVVTLAGATIDVTFASLFTDIVRVVFVPVLAGFALRYLLDRYAPRLAEVGLTVFPTVSVAAIVAIVAAVVAANKGAILGAAAGAIAAVVLHNGIGLTAGNLAGRATGMSEDRVRATTFEVGLQNSGLAVALATAHFSPLAALAPALFSVWHNVTGPALASYFAAQGDATSGGEPAAPERAD
- a CDS encoding DUF7089 family protein, with the translated sequence MFDERDLHPDVVAVRDEHAPGALVYDTERDFEVLPTSALTDLMMVVDGVEPRGYSADWLPAEHPEILDRLVGDDVVVGAPGDGSVAWTTQTTPPVVLVKPRIEGSPDDFVSFLVAEALVQAGLGVPEHFLGFFGESYPAFAAATPTDPTATYQLALAVFDAYVGLHTREVFASWADAEGRAMLADAWADAGERLQPRLDGLGRAVARGETSFPDAAELAAGGVKHGLDVPAPFDALDALAYREHGASYAVTWAEKVFS